CATTCCCTGTTGTCCGGCTTTTACAGCCTTCTTTACTTTATCACCCGATTTATTCAACTTTTCTTCTACTTTTTTAGCAACATTTTCCTTTGCATCTTTCAATTGCTTCTGACTGCCTATAAGGTTATCCTTTGGGCTTTCTACTTTAATTGTCTTGTCATCCTGAAACATAGTATTTTGTGTTTAAGTTAAATATTAAATAAACTGCTGATCATACAGCAACAGAATCAAAAAATATAAGGTTTGATTTCCGCAACCTGCTTATTAAGAGAATAGTTGCACGAAATCCGTTAACCTTTATGAAAAAACAGGACAGCATACTCTTCCGAGCGCACTGTCCTGTACCAATTTTATTTTTACTAAGATGATGAATAGGCTTATTTACCTGCTGATGGCCAAAGCCCAGCGTACTGAGAAGTACCATAGTCAATAGTTTCAGCACTGATTACGAAGCTGATTAACATACTGTTGCTATCGATTGCATCAAAGTCTACTTCGTGTTGGATTACATATCCGTTCTCCCACTTCAAAGTGATTAGTGTTCCTTCTTCGTGAGATTTGTTGAAAACTACTTCTCCTACTGTTGGCTTATATTTTCCGTTCAATAAGCTTTCTAGGATGTCTGATTTTTCAGTAGCTTCTACTGTAACTTTGATAAGTGCGTTAGAAGGGTCTGAAGCTACACGTCCTGATACGTCAGTAGATCTTGATACGCTGTAGTTCATTTTTAATAATTTCTGACCTTCTCCGTTGTTGAATTTTAAGATTCCTCTTGAATTTCTTTCTGCCATGATTTGTAAATTTTAATCGTTAATAATATTTTGTGATTCGGTGATTGTTTAGCAAATATAGAGGGTCTTTTTTCGGAAAAAAAACTTTTAAGTATAAATCTGAGAAATTGTAGTAGTTCTACGACTTTTTGTAGTAATTCTACGACATTGGATTTAATAACTCCACTCAAACGCTTTAAAACATTGAATTTTTAAACTTCATAAAACACTGACCAAAAGGAACATTTTCCACATCAATGAGAAATATTAATACTTTTTAGTATAACATTAACACATTTTAACTTTTACTTACATACGATACAATAAGAAAATTAAATGAAACTATTCAGTATGATAAACGTTTAAAATTCCTTCGTTTTGATCATGAATTCTATAGCTTTTAATATATCTATGAAACATTTCTTATTTCCTTCTTTATTTTTTTAGAATATTAGTCATAAAGAATTTCAAAAAAACCAAACCGTAAATTGGTTTGGTTTTTTAATATTGTTGACTTGTTTAAGGTTGTACACTGGAATCTGTCCCTGCACTTTCTTTTATTGATCTGGTGAGGATCTTATTTTTTCTAAGAAGAAAATCAGGCATCAAATCGGTAGGGAGATAAAAAGTACTTTCTCCTTTTCTTCGCAATTCTTCTGTAATCCCAGGATTCCAGGCAAGAATCTTGTCTACTTCTACATCAAGTTCATCAGCAATTACATTTAGGCTAAATCCGGCATTGATCTCCGTTTCTGATAGTGTTTCATTAGGTATCTTTCTATTTCCATCTTCAAAAAACACCTTATTGATCCTTGCAGAATTGTAATTATTTAATACACTCTGAAGTTCTCCTGTTGCATAACAGGCATTCAAGTATTTTTTTACGTGATTAACAGTTTCTGCAGGAAGATATTTATAAAATTCATGGTATTGGCTGGAACCTGCTGCCTGCATAGCTTTGGCAACATTTCCTTCTCCACAGTTGTAAGCGGCTACTACTGTTACCCAGTTATCGTACTTCTTGTAAAGGTTTGCCAGGGAAATGACTGCTGTTTTTGTACTTTTATACACATCTGTACGCTGATGCTCTGCAAGACCATACTGATTAGCATGTGCTGTCATCAACTGCCATACGCCTACAGCTCCGGCTCCAGAGGTAATATTTTTGTCAAAATGGGATTCAATAAGGGCTAAGTTTCTTAAATGCTTTGGAAGTCCCTTCTGGAGAAGTAGTTGTTCAATAAATTCAACAAGATCTTTGTTGGAATTAATGATTCCCTGATATTTTCTCACACTGCTTTCTGAAGTATCTGATGCAGCAAGAAACTGTCCGTTTACTAAAGCAACAGTCCCCAAAAGCATTATTCCCGTAAAGATATTTCTGACAATTGTTTTCATTTTAATGTTATTTATAAAGCAAGAAGGCGAATTGTATCAATTGGCCTTCTTGCTATTTACTTTCTTATTAATCTACTTTCCAGCTTATTTTTTCTTCCTCTTTATTCCAGTCTACATGGATGGTTTGCCCGGATTTCACTTCTTCTCTTACGATCATTTTGGAAATAGGTCTTGCCAGTTGTGCACGGATGACTCCGGAAATTTGTCTGGCTCCATATTTACTACTGAATCCACCCAAAGCTAAGTTTTTCACTGCTTCATCACTGATCTTTAAAGCCATTCCTAATCTTGTTAATGATGCATGAAGTGACTTCAGCTGAATATTGAAAATTCTCTCTGCAATGGATTCTGTAATCGGTGCAAAAGGAATAATTTCTGTAATTCTGGCTAAGAATTCAGGTCTGAATCTTCCTGAATTCGACATGATCTGCATCAGGGAAGATGATTCAGGAATTTTTCCTTCTTCAAATTGTTTTACAATCTCTTCACTTCCGATATTGGAGGTAAATAAGATCAGAGCATTGCTGAAGTCTCCTTCTTTCCCAAGTTTATCATGTACCTTCCCTTCATCCATAATTTGAAGGAATACATCAAATACGGAATGGTGGGCTTTTTCAATTTCATCAAACAAAACAACAGTATATGGCTGTTGTCTGATCTTATTGACCAGCATTCCTCCTTCTTCATATCCTACGTATCCTGGAGGCGCTCCATATAACAATGCAGCTGAATGTTCTTCTTTAAATTCTGACATATCGAAACGAACCATCGCTTTTTCATCGTTGAACAGGAGTTCTGCCATTGATTTTGCAAGTTCTGTCTTTCCTGTTCCGGTAGGCCCTAAAAGGAAGAAAGATCCGATTGGCTGGCCTGGTTTGTTTAATCCACTTCGGTTTTCAACAATAGCATCAGAAAGGATTTTTAAGGCATGATCCTGACCTACTACTCTGTTCAGTAGAAGCGATTCCATATTCAGGAGTTTTTCTTTTTCCTGCGCCTGAATCTTTCCGATCGGAATATTAGTCTTCGCAGCCATTACTGCAGCTAGTTCTAAACGGTCTACTTTCTCTCTTTTCTTAGCGGCATGCTGCAAAAGCTCTGCATAAGTATCTTCAATAATCTTTTGGATCTGATCTACTGGCATTGCATTATCCAATGCAGGCTGCTCACTTAATGATCCCCATAAAAT
This is a stretch of genomic DNA from Chryseobacterium tructae. It encodes these proteins:
- a CDS encoding lytic transglycosylase domain-containing protein; amino-acid sequence: MKTIVRNIFTGIMLLGTVALVNGQFLAASDTSESSVRKYQGIINSNKDLVEFIEQLLLQKGLPKHLRNLALIESHFDKNITSGAGAVGVWQLMTAHANQYGLAEHQRTDVYKSTKTAVISLANLYKKYDNWVTVVAAYNCGEGNVAKAMQAAGSSQYHEFYKYLPAETVNHVKKYLNACYATGELQSVLNNYNSARINKVFFEDGNRKIPNETLSETEINAGFSLNVIADELDVEVDKILAWNPGITEELRRKGESTFYLPTDLMPDFLLRKNKILTRSIKESAGTDSSVQP
- the tssD gene encoding type VI secretion system tube protein TssD translates to MAERNSRGILKFNNGEGQKLLKMNYSVSRSTDVSGRVASDPSNALIKVTVEATEKSDILESLLNGKYKPTVGEVVFNKSHEEGTLITLKWENGYVIQHEVDFDAIDSNSMLISFVISAETIDYGTSQYAGLWPSAGK